A single region of the Gephyromycinifex aptenodytis genome encodes:
- a CDS encoding crotonase/enoyl-CoA hydratase family protein → MSPSAAPLRIERDKHVQTWTLDLPEQRNPISGEEMIAAIEQAAQEASADLSVRVVILTGAGSTFCAGGNVKDMADRVGMFGGSPAQIRQGYRNGIQRIPLALQRCEVPIIAAVNGPAVGAGCDLACMCDLRIASRDAWFAESFVKLALIPGDGGAWFLPRAVGAARAAEMALTGDRIDAATALEWGLVSRVVEPSQLLSSAQELALRIARNPPGAVRMTKQLLREAQHARLESVLEMSAALQALAHHSDNHAEALAAAMERREADFDHS, encoded by the coding sequence ATGTCTCCCTCAGCAGCCCCACTGCGCATCGAGCGCGACAAGCACGTCCAGACCTGGACCCTGGATTTGCCCGAGCAGCGCAACCCGATCTCCGGGGAGGAGATGATCGCGGCCATCGAACAGGCCGCGCAGGAGGCCTCCGCCGATCTCAGTGTGCGGGTCGTCATCCTCACCGGCGCAGGCAGCACGTTCTGCGCCGGCGGCAACGTCAAGGACATGGCTGATCGGGTCGGCATGTTCGGCGGCTCACCGGCCCAGATCCGCCAGGGTTACCGCAACGGCATCCAACGCATCCCACTGGCGCTGCAGCGCTGTGAGGTGCCGATCATCGCCGCCGTCAACGGGCCTGCCGTGGGGGCCGGGTGCGACCTGGCCTGCATGTGCGACCTGCGCATCGCCTCACGCGATGCCTGGTTCGCGGAGAGTTTCGTCAAGCTCGCGCTGATCCCCGGAGACGGTGGAGCGTGGTTCCTGCCCCGCGCAGTGGGCGCCGCCCGGGCGGCAGAGATGGCGCTGACCGGTGACCGCATCGACGCGGCGACCGCGCTCGAATGGGGTCTGGTCTCCCGCGTCGTCGAACCGAGCCAGTTACTTTCCAGCGCACAGGAGCTCGCGCTACGGATCGCGCGTAACCCGCCGGGAGCGGTGCGCATGACCAAACAGTTGCTGCGCGAAGCCCAGCACGCCCGACTGGAGAGCGTGTTAGAGATGTCGGCCGCGCTTCAGGCGCTGGCCCATCACAGCGACAACCACGCCGAAG
- a CDS encoding S49 family peptidase, with protein sequence MSTLRDFLDRLPFDTTPLRKLPVPGLAGDCLLELDLTRGLMDSAPASPIEAVRERHTPDLVSVLEALRIAATDARVRALVVHAYAPTLSLAHADELRRGIDEFARSAKPTLAWAESFGELVSGTAGYLVAAACDEIMLQPSGDLGLFGTALEAVFLREALDKIDVLPQISRRHEYKSAAETFLESQISAPHEEMLRSITESVVGHICDCVADARNLQPSEVRAAMDEAPLSAQRALELGLVDRLGYRDEAYAAIREHIGDADGSRTELRFVERFSALPSIDSVRNRRRPVVALVHAQGAIHLGRSGASPLSGHTVGSDSLGAALRAVAQESRVKAVVLRIDSPGGSYTASDAIRREILALRELGLPIVASMGSVAASGGYFIAMPCTEIVAGPATLTGSIGVFGGKTVLQGGLDRLGIHRALVGTGERAGMFSSVRPFTQEEQAKLDAWLDEVYADFTAKAAGDRGRPLTELEPHARGRVWTGAEAAERGLVDHLGGLSHAIERACALAGLERAEAETVVMPKQNILERFTPADNSDATNIRGGSPLFAESAGLARRALLRLAPTGVLTMPNLHL encoded by the coding sequence GTGAGCACCCTTCGCGACTTCCTGGACCGACTCCCGTTCGACACCACCCCGTTGCGCAAGCTGCCCGTGCCGGGCCTAGCCGGTGACTGTCTGCTCGAACTCGACCTCACCCGCGGTCTCATGGACAGCGCCCCAGCCTCACCGATCGAGGCCGTACGCGAACGCCACACCCCCGATCTGGTCAGCGTGCTGGAAGCGCTGCGAATCGCCGCGACGGACGCGCGCGTGCGCGCCCTGGTGGTGCACGCCTACGCCCCCACGCTGAGCCTGGCGCACGCCGATGAGCTGCGCCGCGGTATTGACGAGTTCGCGCGATCAGCCAAACCGACCCTGGCCTGGGCGGAGTCCTTCGGAGAGCTCGTCTCCGGGACCGCCGGCTACCTCGTGGCGGCAGCCTGCGACGAGATCATGCTGCAGCCCAGCGGCGACCTCGGTCTCTTCGGCACTGCGCTGGAGGCCGTGTTCCTGCGGGAGGCCCTGGACAAGATCGATGTTCTGCCCCAGATCAGCCGACGCCACGAATACAAGAGCGCCGCCGAGACCTTCCTGGAGTCTCAGATCAGTGCCCCGCATGAAGAGATGCTGCGGTCTATCACCGAGTCAGTCGTGGGCCACATCTGCGATTGCGTCGCCGATGCCCGCAATCTGCAGCCCAGTGAAGTCCGGGCGGCCATGGACGAGGCGCCGCTGAGCGCTCAGCGCGCCCTCGAACTGGGGCTGGTGGATCGGCTGGGCTACCGCGACGAGGCTTATGCCGCGATCCGTGAGCACATCGGGGACGCCGACGGTTCCCGCACCGAGCTGCGCTTCGTCGAGCGCTTCTCGGCCCTGCCCTCCATCGACAGTGTCCGCAACCGGCGGCGCCCCGTCGTGGCGCTCGTGCATGCCCAGGGAGCGATTCATCTCGGGCGCAGCGGCGCTTCCCCGCTGTCGGGGCACACCGTCGGCTCGGACTCCCTCGGCGCGGCCCTGCGCGCGGTTGCTCAGGAGAGCAGAGTCAAAGCGGTGGTTCTGCGGATCGACTCCCCCGGCGGTTCTTACACCGCCTCTGACGCCATCAGGCGCGAGATCCTCGCGCTGCGCGAGCTGGGACTGCCGATCGTTGCCTCGATGGGATCGGTGGCGGCCTCGGGCGGCTATTTCATCGCCATGCCGTGCACCGAGATCGTCGCTGGCCCGGCGACCCTCACCGGTTCCATCGGCGTCTTCGGCGGCAAGACCGTCCTGCAGGGCGGCCTGGACCGACTCGGCATCCACCGCGCGCTGGTCGGCACGGGCGAGCGTGCCGGCATGTTCAGCAGCGTCCGACCCTTCACCCAGGAGGAACAGGCCAAACTCGATGCCTGGCTGGATGAGGTGTACGCCGACTTCACGGCCAAAGCAGCCGGCGATCGCGGACGGCCGCTGACGGAACTGGAGCCGCACGCCCGCGGGCGGGTCTGGACTGGGGCCGAGGCTGCAGAACGCGGACTGGTCGACCACCTCGGCGGGCTCTCGCACGCCATTGAACGGGCCTGCGCCCTGGCCGGGCTGGAGCGGGCCGAAGCCGAAACCGTGGTTATGCCCAAGCAGAACATCCTGGAGCGCTTCACCCCGGCCGATAACAGCGACGCCACCAACATCCGTGGCGGCAGCCCGCTGTTCGCCGAGAGCGCCGGGCTGGCTCGCCGGGCGCTGCTGCGCCTGGCCCCGACCGGGGTCCTGACCATGCCCAACCTCCACCTGTGA
- the acs gene encoding acetate--CoA ligase gives MTDQSYAPTSEFAAQANGTADLFDAAEKDFEGFWADQARKYVTWSTDFEQPLDWSDAPFAKWFVGGQLNVAYNCVDRHVEAGNGERVAIHFEGAEGDTQTITYADLQKRVAQAANALTELGVNKGDRVAIYLPMIPEAVVAMLACARLGAPHSVIFGGFSADAIRSRVADAQARVVITADGQHRKGKVAPLKAAVDAAVTGEDSCVEHVLVVQRTGADVEWHEHDLWWHEVVDKQSDQHTPEPMDSEHPLFILYTSGTTGKPKGILHTSGGYLTQAAYTNSIVHDVHPESDVYWCTADIGWVTGHSYLVYGPLANGATQVVFEGTPDHPHQGRWWEIVEKYKVSILYTAPTAIRACMKWGQEIPAKFDLSSIRVLGSVGEPINPEAWRWYREHIGGGSAPIVDTWWQTETGGIMISPLPGVTTLEPGSAQRPIPGISAEILDDMGEPFTEAEKVGYLVLTKPWPGMLRGIWGDNERYKDTYWSRFGEKYYFAGDGAKYDADGNIWLLGRVDDVMNISGHRLSTAEIESALVSHHQVAEAAVVGAADDMTGQAVWAFVILREGASQGEVSDDIVNELKAHVAKEISPIAKPKSIMVVSELPKTRSGKIMRRLLKDLAEGREIGDSTTLTDSSVMDFIKSNLSKS, from the coding sequence GTGACCGACCAGAGCTATGCACCCACGTCGGAGTTCGCGGCGCAAGCCAACGGCACCGCTGATCTCTTCGACGCGGCAGAGAAAGACTTCGAAGGCTTCTGGGCCGATCAGGCGCGAAAGTACGTCACCTGGAGCACCGACTTCGAACAGCCATTGGACTGGAGCGACGCCCCGTTCGCCAAGTGGTTCGTCGGCGGCCAGCTCAACGTGGCCTACAACTGCGTCGACCGGCACGTCGAGGCGGGCAACGGCGAGCGCGTCGCCATCCACTTCGAGGGCGCCGAAGGCGACACCCAGACGATCACCTACGCCGACCTGCAGAAGCGGGTCGCCCAGGCAGCCAACGCGCTGACCGAGCTGGGCGTCAACAAGGGCGACCGGGTCGCGATCTACCTGCCGATGATCCCCGAGGCCGTCGTGGCGATGCTCGCGTGCGCTCGTCTCGGGGCGCCGCACTCGGTCATCTTCGGTGGTTTCTCCGCCGACGCGATCCGTTCCCGGGTTGCCGACGCCCAGGCCCGCGTGGTCATCACCGCCGACGGTCAGCACCGCAAGGGCAAGGTCGCCCCGCTCAAGGCTGCTGTCGATGCCGCCGTGACCGGCGAGGACTCCTGCGTCGAACACGTCCTGGTCGTGCAGCGCACCGGGGCCGACGTCGAATGGCACGAGCACGACCTGTGGTGGCACGAGGTCGTCGACAAGCAATCCGACCAGCACACGCCCGAGCCGATGGACTCCGAGCACCCGCTGTTCATCCTCTACACCTCGGGCACGACCGGTAAGCCCAAGGGCATCCTGCACACCTCGGGCGGCTACCTCACCCAGGCTGCCTACACGAACAGCATCGTGCACGACGTCCACCCCGAATCTGACGTGTACTGGTGCACCGCCGACATCGGCTGGGTCACCGGGCACTCCTACCTGGTGTACGGGCCGCTGGCCAACGGCGCGACCCAGGTTGTCTTCGAAGGCACCCCCGACCACCCGCACCAGGGCCGCTGGTGGGAGATCGTGGAGAAGTACAAGGTCTCCATCCTGTACACCGCACCCACGGCGATCCGGGCCTGTATGAAGTGGGGCCAGGAGATCCCGGCCAAGTTCGACCTGTCGAGCATCCGGGTGCTGGGCAGCGTCGGCGAACCGATCAACCCCGAGGCGTGGCGCTGGTACCGCGAGCACATCGGTGGCGGGTCGGCCCCGATCGTGGACACCTGGTGGCAGACCGAGACCGGCGGCATCATGATCTCCCCGCTGCCCGGCGTCACCACCCTGGAGCCCGGCTCTGCGCAGCGCCCGATCCCCGGCATCAGCGCCGAGATCCTCGACGACATGGGCGAGCCCTTCACCGAGGCGGAGAAGGTGGGTTACCTCGTGCTCACCAAGCCGTGGCCAGGCATGCTGCGCGGCATCTGGGGCGACAACGAGCGCTACAAGGACACCTACTGGAGCCGCTTCGGGGAGAAGTACTACTTCGCCGGCGACGGCGCCAAGTACGACGCGGACGGCAACATCTGGCTGCTGGGGCGCGTCGACGACGTCATGAACATCTCCGGCCACCGCCTCTCCACGGCCGAGATCGAGTCGGCGTTGGTCTCCCACCACCAGGTCGCCGAGGCCGCTGTGGTCGGCGCTGCCGACGACATGACCGGTCAGGCGGTGTGGGCGTTCGTCATCCTGCGCGAAGGCGCCTCCCAAGGCGAGGTCAGCGACGACATCGTCAACGAGCTCAAGGCACACGTGGCCAAGGAGATCAGCCCGATCGCCAAACCGAAGTCGATCATGGTCGTCTCCGAGCTGCCCAAGACCCGCTCGGGCAAGATCATGCGTCGCCTGCTGAAGGACCTCGCCGAGGGCCGCGAGATCGGCGACTCCACGACGCTGACCGACTCCAGCGTGATGGACTTCATCAAGTCGAACCTGTCCAAGAGCTGA
- the purL gene encoding phosphoribosylformylglycinamidine synthase, translating to MAASHEFALTTLPGGDALSDFRARALLARLQSIDPRISAVAARYVHWVASEEPLQEPARQIVAAILTYGPTYSGPAAEQGAVFVIAPRLGTISPWASKATDIVHNCGIDIHRVERVTEFVLSGVSDLDEATWAACAEVLHDRMTQVALPSRESAASLFAERAPEPMEHVDVLGRGEQALLEANTAYGLALSSDEIEYLVSAFTGLARNPTDVELMMFAQANSEHCRHKIFNADFVVDGQPQSRSLFGMIRHTEAVAGGPENGTIVAYKDNASIMAGGPVTRWLPEGDGSKPSRYSGRTGDVHVLMKVETHNHPSAISPFPGAATGAGGEIRDEGATGRGSAPKAGLTGFIVSNLELPGTNEPWETQHYGAPGHIASALDIMIEGPIGAAAFNNEFGRPALGGFFRVYEQSVDGVHRGYHKPIMSAGGLGTIDAAMTEKILFGEGTLLVQLGGPGMRIGMGGGAASSMASGTNAAELDFDSVQRGNPEIERRAQEVINHCWALGQENPILAIHDVGAGGLSNAFPELVNDAGMGARFDLSAVPLEESGLAPKEIWCNESQERYVLAIAPESLPRFAALAQRERCPYAVVGVARNDGQLVLAPGPEDDPGADVPIDMPLEVLLGKPPRMTRDVQRIQRSTPELELGDLASEGLREAAYAVLRHPSVASKRFLITIGDRTVGGLTHRDQMVGPYQVPVADVAVTLSDFLGFAGQAMSSGERTPLASVNAPASGRMAVGEALTNLLAAPVKLSGVKLSCNWMAACGEPGEDAALFDTVHAVAMELCPALGISVPVGKDSLSMRTRWSDEQGQVRQVTSPVSLVVSAFASLDDVRGTLTPVISEGDELLLVDLGAGANRLGGSMLAQVRGEFGGVVPDLDDPAHLSRLADALTQLRAEGLVTAYHDRSDGGLWATLCEMAFAGGLGLDVEVADLPALFAEELGVVLGVRPASRARAQEVLSEHGLSELTRMVGTAGGQRTVRVRVAGREVLAESVRDLAQAWDEVSWRISALRDNPECAREEHEAVGGDDPGLILRPSFDPGQDITASLVGTARPKVAILREQGVNSHVETAFAFDRAGFDTFDVHMSDLQAGRFDLAEVAGLVACGGFSYGDTLGAGEGWARSILFNPRLSDAFAAFFSRPDTFGLGICNGCQMFAALADLIPGAQAWPRFTRNRSEQYEARLSTVEVLDSPSVFFTGMAGSLIPIAVAHGEGFANFAARGDESAVQAAARFVDGHGAPATRYPVNPNGSPGGLTAVTTTDGRFTAMMPHPERVQRNVQMSWTDGPIEQESPWLRMFRNARVWVD from the coding sequence ATGGCTGCCTCGCACGAGTTCGCCCTGACCACCCTGCCCGGTGGCGACGCCCTGTCCGATTTCCGCGCTCGGGCGCTACTAGCCCGACTGCAAAGCATCGACCCCCGGATCAGCGCCGTCGCGGCCCGGTACGTGCACTGGGTGGCCAGCGAAGAACCGCTGCAGGAGCCCGCCCGCCAGATAGTGGCGGCGATTCTCACCTACGGCCCGACCTACAGCGGCCCGGCCGCCGAGCAAGGCGCCGTGTTCGTCATCGCCCCCAGGCTGGGCACGATCTCACCGTGGGCCAGCAAGGCCACCGACATCGTGCACAACTGCGGCATCGACATCCACCGCGTGGAGCGGGTCACCGAGTTCGTCCTCAGCGGGGTGAGCGACCTCGACGAAGCCACCTGGGCCGCGTGCGCCGAGGTGCTGCACGACCGTATGACCCAGGTCGCGCTCCCCTCCCGTGAGTCGGCCGCCTCGCTCTTCGCCGAGCGTGCGCCCGAGCCGATGGAACACGTGGATGTGCTGGGCCGCGGTGAGCAAGCCCTCTTGGAAGCGAACACCGCCTACGGGCTGGCGCTGTCCAGCGACGAGATCGAATACCTCGTTTCGGCCTTCACCGGGTTGGCGCGCAACCCCACCGACGTCGAACTCATGATGTTCGCCCAAGCCAACTCCGAGCACTGCCGCCACAAGATCTTCAACGCCGACTTCGTCGTCGACGGGCAGCCGCAATCACGCTCGCTGTTCGGGATGATCCGGCACACCGAAGCAGTTGCGGGCGGGCCGGAGAACGGCACGATCGTGGCGTACAAGGACAACGCCTCGATCATGGCGGGCGGCCCGGTCACCCGGTGGCTGCCCGAAGGCGACGGCTCCAAGCCCAGCCGGTACAGCGGGCGCACCGGGGACGTGCACGTGCTGATGAAGGTCGAGACGCACAACCACCCCAGCGCCATCTCCCCCTTCCCGGGTGCGGCGACCGGCGCCGGCGGCGAGATCCGCGACGAGGGCGCCACCGGACGCGGGTCGGCACCCAAGGCCGGGCTGACCGGTTTCATCGTCTCCAACCTCGAACTGCCCGGAACCAACGAGCCGTGGGAGACCCAGCACTACGGCGCGCCCGGGCACATCGCCAGCGCGCTGGACATCATGATCGAGGGCCCGATCGGTGCCGCCGCGTTCAACAACGAGTTCGGTCGGCCCGCGCTGGGCGGCTTCTTCCGGGTCTATGAGCAGAGTGTCGACGGGGTGCACCGCGGCTACCACAAGCCGATCATGAGCGCCGGCGGTCTGGGCACCATCGACGCGGCGATGACGGAGAAGATCCTCTTCGGTGAAGGCACACTGCTGGTGCAGCTCGGCGGGCCCGGCATGCGCATCGGGATGGGCGGCGGCGCGGCCTCTTCGATGGCCTCCGGCACCAACGCCGCTGAGTTGGACTTCGACTCGGTGCAGCGCGGCAACCCCGAGATCGAGCGCCGCGCGCAGGAAGTCATCAACCATTGCTGGGCGCTCGGGCAGGAGAACCCGATCCTGGCAATCCACGATGTCGGCGCCGGGGGGCTGTCCAACGCATTCCCCGAACTGGTCAACGACGCCGGGATGGGGGCGCGCTTCGACCTGTCCGCAGTCCCGCTGGAGGAGAGCGGGCTGGCGCCCAAGGAAATCTGGTGCAACGAGAGCCAGGAGCGCTACGTGCTGGCCATCGCCCCGGAGTCACTGCCGCGTTTCGCGGCGCTGGCCCAGCGCGAACGGTGCCCGTACGCCGTGGTCGGTGTGGCGCGCAACGACGGACAGCTCGTGTTGGCGCCCGGCCCCGAAGATGATCCTGGCGCAGACGTACCGATCGACATGCCGTTGGAGGTGCTGCTGGGCAAGCCGCCGCGCATGACGCGAGATGTCCAGCGCATCCAGCGCAGCACCCCCGAGTTGGAGTTGGGCGATCTGGCGAGCGAGGGACTGCGCGAGGCTGCCTACGCCGTGCTGCGGCACCCGAGCGTGGCGTCCAAGCGTTTCCTCATCACCATCGGCGACCGCACCGTCGGTGGGCTGACCCACCGCGACCAGATGGTCGGCCCCTACCAGGTGCCTGTCGCCGACGTCGCCGTCACGCTCTCGGACTTCCTCGGCTTCGCCGGCCAGGCGATGTCCAGTGGCGAGCGCACCCCGCTGGCGAGCGTGAACGCTCCCGCTTCGGGGCGGATGGCGGTCGGTGAGGCGTTGACGAACCTGCTCGCGGCGCCCGTGAAGTTGAGCGGCGTCAAGTTGTCCTGCAACTGGATGGCTGCCTGCGGGGAACCCGGCGAAGACGCTGCTCTCTTCGACACCGTGCACGCCGTTGCCATGGAGTTGTGCCCGGCGCTGGGGATCTCCGTGCCGGTCGGTAAGGACTCGTTGTCGATGCGCACCCGCTGGAGCGATGAGCAGGGCCAGGTGCGCCAGGTGACCTCGCCGGTGTCGCTGGTGGTGTCGGCCTTCGCCTCGCTGGACGATGTGCGCGGCACGCTCACCCCCGTGATCAGCGAAGGCGATGAGCTGCTGCTGGTCGACCTCGGCGCCGGAGCCAACCGCCTCGGCGGGTCGATGCTGGCCCAGGTGCGTGGCGAGTTCGGTGGCGTCGTGCCAGACCTGGACGACCCCGCCCACCTGAGCCGGCTGGCTGACGCGCTGACCCAGTTGCGCGCAGAAGGGCTGGTCACGGCCTACCACGACCGCTCCGACGGCGGGTTGTGGGCCACCTTGTGCGAGATGGCTTTTGCCGGTGGCCTCGGTCTGGACGTAGAGGTCGCCGACCTGCCGGCACTGTTCGCCGAGGAACTGGGCGTCGTGCTCGGGGTTCGCCCGGCGTCACGCGCGCGAGCGCAGGAGGTGCTGAGCGAGCACGGCCTGAGCGAACTCACCCGGATGGTTGGCACCGCTGGCGGACAGCGCACCGTGCGGGTGCGCGTCGCCGGCCGCGAGGTGTTGGCCGAGAGTGTGCGCGACCTGGCGCAGGCCTGGGACGAGGTGTCCTGGCGGATCAGCGCGCTGCGGGACAACCCGGAGTGCGCCCGCGAAGAGCATGAGGCCGTCGGCGGCGACGACCCGGGCCTGATTCTGCGCCCGAGCTTCGACCCCGGACAGGACATCACGGCGTCTTTGGTGGGCACCGCCCGCCCGAAGGTGGCGATCCTGCGTGAGCAGGGCGTGAACTCCCACGTGGAGACGGCGTTCGCCTTCGACCGGGCCGGGTTCGACACCTTCGACGTGCACATGAGTGACCTGCAAGCCGGACGCTTCGACCTGGCCGAGGTCGCCGGGCTGGTGGCGTGCGGCGGGTTCTCCTACGGCGACACCCTGGGCGCCGGCGAGGGGTGGGCTCGTTCGATCTTGTTCAACCCGCGACTCTCGGATGCGTTCGCGGCATTCTTCTCCCGGCCCGACACGTTCGGTCTAGGCATCTGCAACGGGTGCCAGATGTTCGCGGCGCTGGCCGACCTCATCCCAGGCGCGCAGGCGTGGCCGCGGTTCACCCGTAACCGCTCCGAGCAGTACGAAGCGCGGCTGTCCACGGTGGAGGTGCTCGATTCCCCGTCGGTGTTCTTCACCGGGATGGCGGGGTCGTTGATCCCCATCGCGGTGGCCCACGGTGAAGGCTTCGCGAACTTCGCCGCACGCGGCGATGAGTCGGCGGTGCAGGCGGCGGCCCGTTTCGTCGACGGCCACGGCGCCCCGGCCACCCGGTACCCGGTCAACCCGAACGGCTCCCCCGGCGGCTTGACCGCTGTGACCACCACCGACGGCCGATTCACCGCGATGATGCCGCACCCGGAGCGGGTGCAGCGCAATGTGCAGATGTCGTGGACCGACGGCCCCATCGAGCAGGAGAGCCCCTGGCTGCGGATGTTCCGCAACGCCCGAGTCTGGGTCGACTGA
- a CDS encoding S8 family serine peptidase, which translates to MQRRPSLARLGLTMAAASALVFPTAAAQAVTASPDVSTPVAISTPEGETMSYIVNVSKINYGHLRKAERGITAAGGTIVQRWPQIGVFVVHSTKADFLSKLRSSKNRAIASVGPTRTAPVKEGTPAGAKPGKNSQKGTQGFLGYDTGEATAAGPALDPREGEQWNNTLIKADKAHEITDGSRAITVAVVDSGIEPDHPDLQDNIDVRRSVNCSNAGRVDTSSTGWFATTSGHGTHVAGTIAAARNKIGIVGVAPGVKLASVKVVNDDGFIYPEYAVCGIMWTAQKRIPVANHSYYVDPFQFWCDDQADQAAAKEAVRRAFAFAHRRGVVSTAAAGNSAYDLANKTTDETSPNDTTPIKRELNNTCHDIPAELPNVVTVSAIDKESELASFSNYGNGVIDVAAPGRAILSTYPGQRWASLSGTSMAAPHVAGVVALLKSTHRDATANQITAMLREQATDHQCPAGDKKCTGTPAYNSYYGDGIIDALAAVQR; encoded by the coding sequence GTGCAACGACGCCCCTCCCTTGCCCGCCTCGGCCTCACCATGGCCGCAGCCTCAGCACTGGTCTTTCCCACTGCTGCAGCCCAGGCCGTGACAGCCTCCCCCGACGTCTCAACCCCGGTGGCCATCTCCACCCCTGAGGGCGAGACGATGAGTTACATCGTCAATGTCTCCAAGATCAACTACGGCCATTTGAGGAAGGCCGAGCGAGGCATCACCGCCGCAGGCGGAACGATCGTGCAGCGCTGGCCCCAGATCGGCGTCTTCGTCGTGCACTCAACCAAGGCTGACTTCCTCTCCAAGCTGCGGAGCTCCAAGAACAGGGCCATCGCCTCGGTCGGCCCGACGCGCACCGCACCCGTCAAGGAAGGCACCCCTGCGGGCGCCAAACCGGGTAAGAACAGCCAGAAGGGCACCCAGGGTTTCCTGGGGTACGACACCGGTGAGGCAACCGCGGCCGGTCCCGCGCTGGACCCCCGCGAAGGTGAGCAGTGGAACAACACTCTCATCAAGGCCGACAAGGCCCACGAGATCACCGACGGTTCCCGGGCCATCACCGTCGCGGTCGTCGACAGCGGCATCGAGCCCGACCACCCCGATCTGCAGGACAACATCGACGTCCGCCGCAGCGTCAACTGCAGCAACGCCGGGCGGGTCGACACCTCCTCCACCGGATGGTTCGCCACCACCAGCGGGCATGGCACCCACGTCGCGGGCACCATCGCCGCGGCTCGTAACAAGATCGGCATCGTCGGTGTCGCGCCGGGGGTCAAACTGGCCAGCGTGAAGGTGGTCAACGACGACGGTTTCATCTACCCCGAATACGCCGTTTGCGGGATCATGTGGACCGCCCAGAAGCGCATCCCGGTGGCCAACCACAGCTACTACGTCGACCCGTTCCAGTTCTGGTGTGACGACCAGGCCGACCAGGCCGCCGCCAAGGAAGCCGTCCGCCGGGCCTTCGCCTTCGCCCACCGCCGCGGAGTGGTCAGCACCGCTGCGGCCGGCAACTCCGCCTACGACCTGGCGAACAAGACCACGGACGAGACCAGCCCCAACGACACCACTCCGATCAAGCGCGAACTCAACAACACCTGCCACGACATCCCGGCGGAGCTGCCGAATGTCGTCACGGTCTCGGCGATCGACAAGGAGTCCGAGCTGGCCTCGTTCTCCAACTACGGCAACGGGGTGATCGACGTGGCCGCCCCAGGCCGGGCGATCCTGTCCACCTACCCCGGTCAGCGCTGGGCCTCACTCTCGGGTACCTCGATGGCGGCCCCGCACGTGGCAGGCGTGGTCGCGCTGCTGAAGTCGACGCACCGGGACGCGACCGCGAACCAGATCACCGCGATGCTGCGCGAGCAGGCCACCGATCACCAGTGCCCCGCCGGTGACAAGAAGTGCACCGGCACCCCGGCCTACAACAGCTACTACGGCGACGGCATCATCGACGCCTTGGCCGCTGTGCAGCGCTGA